A stretch of Candidatus Bathyarchaeota archaeon DNA encodes these proteins:
- a CDS encoding AAA family ATPase, with translation MVKQLLLITGMTGSGKTTLVAHFKNMGIASVTMGDVIRALARKKGLPPTPENFGRLFTEIRKEGGDDAVAKLCIDEIDKIPDGLILIDGIKNMEEVGVFSRKFKVTLVAVFADQKTRYARLLARGRSDDPPDIATFKARDARELGFNLGHAIALADYTILNEGNLEDLKAEFDILREHLRGI, from the coding sequence ATGGTTAAACAGCTCCTTTTGATCACTGGTATGACTGGGTCTGGGAAGACTACCCTCGTCGCACACTTCAAGAACATGGGGATCGCGTCCGTGACCATGGGGGACGTCATACGGGCTCTCGCCAGGAAAAAAGGTCTCCCCCCCACACCAGAAAATTTTGGACGTCTCTTCACGGAGATAAGGAAAGAGGGGGGTGATGACGCCGTGGCCAAGCTATGCATTGACGAGATCGATAAGATACCCGATGGCCTAATTCTTATAGACGGAATAAAGAATATGGAGGAGGTCGGGGTCTTCAGCAGGAAATTTAAGGTCACTCTAGTGGCTGTTTTTGCCGACCAGAAGACTCGATATGCACGTCTTTTAGCTAGAGGCCGCAGTGACGACCCACCTGACATAGCTACGTTCAAGGCCCGAGATGCCCGTGAGCTTGGTTTCAACCTGGGGCATGCCATCGCCCTCGCCGATTATACTATTCTGAACGAGGGGAATCTCGAGGACCTCAAGGCAGAGTTCGATATCTTGAGAGAACATCTGAGAGGGATATAG
- a CDS encoding hydrogenase iron-sulfur subunit: MSENNTNEPRIGVFLCHCGSNIAGVVGMKEVAEHVKGLPSVDYVEENLFTCSSDGIQCIQDAIAEEKLERVVVASCTPRTHQPLFRNACEEAGLNQYLFQMVNIREHDSWVHKDQAAATEKAKYLVQMGVAKAQFLEPEKEPEIDILPVSLVIGGGVSGLSAALSVAKQGFDVYLVEKETELGGIVKDLHKIYPTGDDAKKILETIIEAVKNHERITVFTSSEVSSISGFVGSFSAQITSRTGKVKRVDVGTIIVATGAEVFEPQGYYSYGINEKILTQLELEKFLGSGSPSLPERVVMIQCVGAMEENGRTYCSRICCGVAIKNALHIKELSPDTDVYILYRDLLAYGIELEEYYREALRAGIKFVNFVPEQPPNVSILPAGGFGVNIYDTLVGLETTLNADMIILSTPLIQREGAIDLAMMLRVPIGTDQFFLEAHPKMRPVDFSSEGIYLCGTAHGPKGIMESIAQAYAAASRAAIPMAKGKVYGEAVKAVFDPAFCVGCAACAEACPFEAITMSSFSEPNVNEAECKGCGICAVECPMGTMQLKYFKDSQLIPAVEALLSPGKWMNPDKSAEPAIVCFACKWCSYAAADFAGVMRLQYPDNLRIILVPCTGRVDFSHIYKAFEKGADGVIVAGCLKEQCHYIDGNLKAERRIDVAKKALDVLEIGGDRLEMLFNSAGMPREFAEFISDFTEKLRGMNPSISTKETTLELETFSKD, translated from the coding sequence TTGAGCGAAAATAATACAAACGAACCTAGGATAGGTGTTTTCCTATGCCATTGTGGCTCAAATATCGCCGGCGTCGTCGGCATGAAGGAGGTTGCGGAGCATGTAAAGGGTCTCCCCTCGGTTGATTACGTTGAAGAGAACCTATTCACCTGTTCCTCTGACGGGATTCAGTGCATCCAGGATGCTATCGCCGAGGAGAAGCTTGAAAGGGTCGTGGTGGCCTCCTGTACCCCTAGGACCCACCAGCCCCTCTTCAGGAATGCCTGTGAGGAAGCTGGCCTCAACCAGTACCTCTTCCAGATGGTCAATATCCGGGAGCATGATTCTTGGGTCCATAAGGATCAGGCAGCGGCCACGGAGAAAGCAAAGTACCTGGTCCAGATGGGTGTGGCAAAGGCCCAGTTCTTGGAGCCCGAGAAGGAGCCCGAGATTGATATTCTTCCTGTTTCCCTTGTGATTGGTGGAGGCGTCTCCGGACTTTCAGCTGCCCTCTCTGTTGCTAAACAGGGCTTCGACGTCTACTTGGTGGAGAAAGAGACTGAGTTGGGAGGGATCGTCAAAGATCTCCATAAGATATATCCCACTGGAGATGATGCGAAAAAAATACTAGAAACTATTATTGAGGCTGTCAAAAATCACGAAAGGATCACCGTGTTCACTTCATCTGAGGTGAGTTCTATCAGTGGTTTCGTTGGAAGCTTTTCCGCCCAGATCACGTCACGTACTGGTAAGGTTAAACGTGTTGATGTAGGTACCATTATCGTAGCTACAGGTGCTGAGGTCTTTGAGCCCCAGGGATATTACAGCTATGGAATCAATGAGAAGATCTTGACCCAACTTGAGCTCGAAAAGTTCTTGGGATCGGGCTCTCCGAGCCTTCCAGAGCGGGTTGTTATGATCCAGTGCGTCGGGGCGATGGAGGAGAACGGAAGGACCTACTGTTCCCGGATCTGCTGTGGGGTCGCTATCAAGAATGCTCTCCATATAAAAGAACTGAGCCCCGATACGGACGTCTACATACTCTATAGGGATCTGCTGGCATACGGCATCGAACTGGAGGAGTATTATAGGGAGGCCCTGAGGGCGGGGATTAAATTCGTGAACTTTGTTCCCGAGCAGCCTCCGAATGTGTCTATCCTTCCAGCGGGTGGCTTCGGGGTCAACATCTATGACACGCTGGTTGGGTTGGAGACTACACTGAATGCCGATATGATCATCCTCTCAACCCCTCTTATTCAGAGAGAGGGCGCTATTGACCTCGCCATGATGCTCCGGGTCCCAATAGGCACTGACCAATTCTTCTTGGAAGCTCACCCTAAGATGAGGCCTGTGGACTTCTCATCTGAGGGAATCTACCTATGTGGGACGGCCCACGGGCCCAAAGGCATCATGGAGAGCATTGCCCAGGCCTACGCTGCAGCATCGAGGGCGGCAATTCCCATGGCCAAGGGGAAGGTCTACGGGGAAGCAGTAAAAGCAGTATTTGATCCGGCGTTTTGTGTGGGATGTGCAGCATGCGCTGAAGCGTGTCCCTTTGAAGCTATAACTATGAGCTCTTTTAGCGAGCCCAATGTGAACGAGGCGGAATGTAAAGGATGCGGCATCTGTGCAGTGGAGTGCCCCATGGGAACTATGCAGTTAAAATATTTCAAGGATAGCCAGCTGATCCCTGCTGTCGAGGCCCTCCTCTCCCCCGGAAAGTGGATGAACCCGGACAAAAGTGCGGAACCTGCGATCGTTTGCTTTGCATGTAAGTGGTGTAGCTACGCGGCCGCCGACTTTGCAGGAGTTATGCGTTTACAATACCCTGACAACCTCAGGATAATCCTCGTTCCGTGCACGGGCAGGGTAGATTTCAGCCACATTTACAAGGCATTTGAGAAGGGAGCTGACGGTGTTATCGTGGCGGGATGCCTTAAGGAGCAGTGTCACTATATCGATGGAAACCTCAAAGCGGAGAGGCGGATCGATGTGGCAAAAAAGGCTCTTGACGTGCTGGAGATAGGTGGCGATCGGCTCGAGATGCTCTTTAATAGCGCAGGCATGCCTAGAGAGTTCGCTGAATTTATATCTGATTTTACCGAAAAGTTGAGAGGCATGAACCCCTCCATATCAACGAAGGAGACAACGTTAGAACTGGAAACGTTCAGTAAGGATTGA
- the gdhA gene encoding NADP-specific glutamate dehydrogenase, with protein sequence MNSYAEKVYNSVVENDPGQRVFHQAVYEVLDTISPAIKKYPHYEKYKILERIVEPERVVQFRVTWEDKEGEIQVNRGFRVQYNSAIGPYKGGLRFHPTVVLGLIKFLGFEQSFKNSLTGLPMGGGKGGSDFDPKDKTDAEVERFCHSFMLEMHRHIGQFVDVPAGDIGVGGREIGYLYGSFRKITNIHGTAAFTGKGSNYGGSLIRPEATGYGDVYFVQEMLKTKGEDMKGKVVTISGSGNVAQYAADKCLQIGARVVTLSDSSGCVYVPEGITRDQWDYIMELKNVKRGRIKDFAEKYNEEYIAGGNPWVYKCDIALPCATQNELDEKDAQTLVDCGVLAVGEGANMPTTLKGINIFLENNVLYSPGKASNAGGVATSGLEMAQNSQRYFWSREEVDARLHQIMVNIHTAAYETSKIFGESGNYVLGANITGFLKIANAMVSQGYLS encoded by the coding sequence TTGAACAGTTACGCTGAGAAAGTTTACAATAGCGTGGTCGAGAATGACCCCGGTCAAAGGGTCTTTCATCAAGCAGTCTATGAGGTTCTTGATACTATTTCGCCTGCAATTAAAAAATATCCCCATTACGAGAAATATAAGATCCTAGAGAGAATAGTCGAGCCGGAGAGGGTAGTTCAGTTCCGCGTCACCTGGGAGGACAAGGAGGGCGAAATCCAGGTTAATAGGGGCTTTAGGGTCCAATATAATTCCGCTATAGGACCTTACAAGGGTGGTCTCAGGTTCCACCCAACAGTCGTTCTTGGTCTCATCAAGTTCCTGGGCTTCGAGCAGAGCTTTAAGAACAGCCTCACCGGCCTCCCTATGGGTGGTGGAAAGGGTGGCTCAGACTTTGACCCAAAGGATAAGACCGATGCGGAGGTTGAACGTTTTTGCCACAGTTTTATGCTTGAGATGCACCGGCACATCGGCCAGTTCGTTGACGTCCCCGCGGGTGACATCGGCGTAGGGGGGCGCGAGATCGGCTACTTATACGGTTCCTTTAGGAAGATCACAAACATCCACGGCACTGCTGCCTTCACCGGTAAAGGATCTAACTACGGAGGGAGCCTCATCAGGCCAGAGGCTACTGGCTATGGTGACGTCTACTTCGTTCAGGAAATGCTCAAGACGAAAGGCGAAGATATGAAGGGCAAGGTTGTCACTATCTCTGGCTCAGGTAACGTCGCTCAGTACGCTGCTGACAAGTGTCTTCAGATCGGAGCCCGGGTCGTTACGCTGAGCGACTCCAGCGGTTGCGTCTACGTGCCTGAAGGGATCACGCGTGACCAGTGGGACTATATCATGGAGCTTAAGAACGTCAAGAGAGGAAGGATTAAAGATTTCGCCGAAAAGTACAACGAAGAGTACATCGCAGGGGGAAACCCATGGGTATACAAGTGTGATATCGCATTGCCTTGCGCCACCCAGAACGAACTGGATGAAAAGGACGCCCAGACCCTTGTGGATTGCGGGGTGCTAGCCGTGGGCGAGGGAGCCAACATGCCTACCACCCTAAAGGGTATCAATATCTTCCTCGAGAACAATGTCCTCTACAGCCCTGGAAAAGCCTCCAACGCTGGAGGCGTCGCGACCTCCGGTCTCGAGATGGCCCAAAACAGCCAGAGATACTTTTGGAGCAGGGAGGAGGTCGATGCTAGGCTTCACCAGATAATGGTGAACATCCACACGGCTGCATACGAGACTTCCAAGATCTTTGGTGAATCGGGTAACTATGTTCTCGGCGCAAATATCACGGGCTTCCTTAAGATCGCCAATGCTATGGTCTCCCAAGGATACCTATCCTAG
- a CDS encoding CoB--CoM heterodisulfide reductase iron-sulfur subunit A family protein, which translates to MAKIESVVVIGGGIAGMQASLDLADRGYQVHLVETTPSIGGKMALLDKTFPTMDCSNCILSPKMIEVYRHPNIELLTYSEVKEITGEAGDFTVEVIKKPRYIDEDKCVGCGICAEKCPARVTDEWQMGLSRRKAVHIPFTQSVPLVYRIDREHCLYFQKGICRVCEKFCDPNAIDFEQKGEIIKIKASATIVATGLELHDPSALKEYGYGRYEDVITAMELERLVSASGPTKGDLTRPSNQDHPHDVAFIQCVGSRDLVEGKPYCSAVCCMHATKEAVLVKEHAPDADVTIFYTDIRAFGKGFREFVNRAREEYGIKYVRAKPSEIRKNHESGRLYFWYEETHTGEMKEGVFDLVVLCTALTPSEGNPELSEILGVELDEHGFFVKPSPILAPFDTTREGVLMCGFCRGPKDIPDTIIEASGAAARTAEIIESMGKAK; encoded by the coding sequence TTGGCAAAGATTGAATCCGTTGTCGTGATAGGTGGAGGCATAGCAGGGATGCAAGCTTCCCTAGACCTAGCCGACAGGGGTTACCAGGTCCATCTTGTTGAGACGACTCCAAGCATAGGGGGGAAAATGGCGCTCCTCGATAAGACTTTCCCCACCATGGACTGCTCCAACTGCATCCTATCCCCTAAAATGATCGAGGTTTATCGCCACCCTAACATAGAGCTCCTAACCTACTCTGAGGTTAAAGAGATTACGGGGGAAGCTGGGGATTTCACAGTTGAGGTTATAAAGAAACCTAGGTACATCGACGAGGACAAATGTGTGGGTTGCGGGATATGCGCCGAGAAATGCCCTGCGAGAGTCACAGACGAATGGCAGATGGGACTCTCCCGGAGAAAAGCAGTTCATATTCCCTTTACCCAGTCCGTTCCACTTGTCTACAGGATTGATAGGGAGCACTGCCTCTACTTTCAAAAGGGGATCTGCAGAGTCTGCGAAAAGTTCTGCGATCCCAATGCCATCGACTTCGAGCAGAAAGGGGAGATCATCAAGATCAAAGCCAGTGCCACAATAGTGGCCACAGGCCTCGAACTCCATGATCCCTCAGCCCTGAAGGAATACGGCTATGGGCGGTATGAGGATGTCATCACGGCTATGGAGTTGGAGCGGCTCGTTTCGGCCAGCGGCCCGACGAAGGGGGATCTGACTCGCCCCTCCAACCAGGATCACCCTCATGACGTCGCTTTTATACAGTGCGTAGGTTCAAGAGACCTCGTCGAAGGCAAGCCATACTGCTCCGCGGTCTGCTGCATGCATGCAACAAAAGAGGCTGTTCTGGTCAAGGAACATGCTCCTGATGCTGATGTTACAATATTCTACACAGACATCAGGGCATTCGGAAAGGGCTTCAGAGAGTTTGTGAACAGAGCCCGAGAAGAGTATGGGATAAAATATGTCCGGGCCAAGCCCAGCGAGATAAGGAAGAATCACGAATCCGGAAGACTATATTTCTGGTACGAGGAGACCCATACTGGTGAGATGAAAGAGGGGGTCTTCGATTTAGTCGTTCTCTGCACGGCTTTGACCCCCAGTGAGGGAAACCCCGAGCTATCTGAGATCTTGGGCGTAGAGCTTGACGAGCATGGTTTCTTTGTCAAACCGAGCCCTATACTGGCCCCCTTTGACACAACTAGAGAGGGTGTCCTGATGTGCGGTTTTTGTCGAGGACCCAAGGACATTCCAGACACTATTATAGAAGCAAGCGGTGCGGCCGCAAGGACCGCAGAGATAATTGAATCCATGGGAAAGGCGAAATAG
- the thpR gene encoding RNA 2',3'-cyclic phosphodiesterase: MYGQFVAGCGELGIRCFVAVDVADPGILDALRGFQAGLIGSGGELKLVKLENVHLTLKFLGDIEKRLLEEVKHIVTSLRFEPFRMTLTEIGAFPNLRRPRVIWMGVSEGIDELAAIFRELEAGFVGLGFKHEGRRFNPHITIARVRSGRNRDLLMEEVLKYRDAVFGGFDVRSIKLKQSVLTPRGPLYSTLAESDRS; this comes from the coding sequence TTGTATGGTCAATTTGTTGCTGGGTGCGGAGAATTGGGTATCCGGTGTTTCGTCGCGGTCGATGTGGCTGATCCAGGCATCTTAGACGCTTTGAGGGGTTTTCAGGCCGGTCTGATTGGATCTGGGGGAGAACTGAAGCTTGTGAAGCTGGAAAATGTCCATCTAACCCTAAAATTCCTAGGAGACATAGAAAAAAGGCTTCTGGAAGAGGTGAAGCATATAGTGACTAGTTTGAGATTTGAGCCGTTCCGAATGACCCTAACGGAGATAGGAGCATTCCCAAATCTGAGGAGACCCAGAGTGATATGGATGGGTGTTTCTGAGGGAATTGACGAGTTGGCGGCTATTTTCCGTGAGTTGGAGGCGGGGTTTGTTGGGCTGGGGTTCAAACATGAGGGGCGACGGTTCAACCCTCATATCACTATCGCCAGGGTGAGGTCGGGGAGAAATCGGGATTTGCTCATGGAGGAGGTTCTCAAGTATAGAGACGCGGTTTTTGGAGGTTTCGATGTCAGGAGCATTAAGCTGAAGCAGAGCGTCTTAACACCGAGGGGACCGTTATATTCGACCCTAGCGGAGTCTGATCGGAGTTAG
- a CDS encoding 4Fe-4S dicluster domain-containing protein, with protein sequence MIELNAASLLDEGVAEFSWDECHQCGKCTSGCPSAKYLDLNPRRIVAMTQRDLIREVLDSGVIWTCTGCLQCIERCPRDITPYDIIVSLQNQAVREGLPYPKGLSKMMGSVKRHSSIQLPQEVVDREFDSFERDELGLPEMSKPMDMKKFLEALEKVMEERDDA encoded by the coding sequence ATGATTGAGCTAAACGCAGCATCGCTTTTAGATGAGGGAGTTGCAGAGTTCAGTTGGGATGAGTGCCATCAGTGTGGAAAGTGCACCAGTGGCTGTCCCTCGGCGAAATATTTGGACCTGAATCCGAGACGGATTGTCGCGATGACTCAACGGGATCTCATACGTGAGGTCCTTGACTCTGGTGTCATCTGGACATGCACGGGGTGCCTCCAGTGCATAGAACGGTGTCCTCGGGATATCACCCCCTATGACATCATCGTATCCCTACAGAATCAGGCCGTCCGAGAGGGACTTCCGTACCCGAAGGGGCTTTCAAAGATGATGGGCTCCGTAAAGCGCCATAGTTCCATCCAGCTCCCCCAAGAGGTTGTTGATAGGGAATTCGATTCTTTCGAACGTGATGAGCTTGGTCTTCCGGAGATGAGTAAACCGATGGATATGAAGAAGTTCCTTGAGGCCCTCGAGAAAGTAATGGAGGAAAGAGATGATGCCTGA
- a CDS encoding DMT family transporter: protein MNDNLGSPHIKHINDPPTLGAMEPGPFLLVMISACSHATWNFLAKKGEDKEAYMWIMVSTSLITLIPIYLIFLPNWTFPLTALPYMLVSAVAETLYFITLSKAYELGDLSVVYPLARSSPLFLSVLAVLLLNESISAWGAVGILLMVIGVYTIHLRSFDLKGLFLPFRSLKGRASQFAILTAIWTTVYSIADKVAVGTVDPLLYSLWLEVFIFPLLTVVVLWRRGKESIKRELRNSWVNATAGGFLMRIGYVLVLIAMSRVQVSYILALRQVSVVLGAAAGVFFLQEKYGRVRLISSTLIFLGVYILAILS from the coding sequence ATGAATGATAATCTAGGTTCCCCTCACATCAAGCATATTAACGACCCACCTACCCTAGGAGCAATGGAACCCGGCCCCTTCCTCCTCGTTATGATCTCTGCGTGCTCCCATGCCACATGGAACTTCCTCGCGAAGAAAGGTGAAGACAAGGAAGCCTACATGTGGATCATGGTTTCCACCTCCCTCATAACCCTCATCCCCATCTATCTAATCTTCCTCCCCAACTGGACATTCCCCCTTACTGCCCTTCCCTACATGCTCGTAAGCGCCGTAGCTGAGACCCTCTATTTCATAACCCTGAGTAAGGCATACGAACTGGGAGATCTCTCCGTCGTCTACCCACTCGCTCGTTCCTCCCCCCTATTCTTATCTGTCCTGGCGGTTTTACTTTTGAACGAGAGTATATCGGCTTGGGGTGCAGTGGGTATCTTACTAATGGTAATCGGCGTCTACACCATTCATCTTAGAAGCTTTGATCTCAAGGGGCTGTTCCTCCCATTCCGCTCTTTGAAAGGGCGAGCTTCCCAATTCGCGATTTTGACTGCCATCTGGACTACGGTCTACTCCATCGCAGACAAAGTTGCCGTTGGCACAGTGGACCCTTTGCTTTACTCTCTCTGGCTTGAGGTGTTCATTTTTCCTCTATTGACTGTAGTTGTCCTCTGGAGGCGAGGGAAAGAATCAATAAAACGGGAATTGAGGAACTCCTGGGTCAACGCTACCGCAGGAGGCTTCCTAATGAGGATCGGCTATGTTCTCGTCCTTATTGCGATGAGCCGCGTCCAGGTCAGTTACATCCTTGCTCTCCGCCAGGTCAGCGTCGTTCTAGGAGCTGCTGCAGGAGTGTTTTTCTTACAGGAGAAATATGGTCGAGTACGCCTCATTAGCTCCACGCTCATATTCCTAGGTGTTTACATCCTCGCAATCTTATCCTGA
- the cca gene encoding CCA tRNA nucleotidyltransferase, with protein sequence MRGSSWEEIRDRVLDAVVPGQAEVEAVEKFARKVVEDLGIRLAEVGISGITEVHGSVARGTWISGDRDFDVFIVLEEEYRRSDLQTVLDVVKDFVGEGWIEAYAEHPYLIAEIDGFTVDFVPCFHINPKNGLVSATDRTPLHTRFVLDHLAESAKDEVRLLKRFMKGIGVYGAEVKVGGFSGYLCELLMIAIGSFERVLETASGWRQGEVVDPLKNADHGNFKKRFREPLIVQDPVDPRRNVASAVSENRFWEFSAAARAFLEGPRWEFFYPVEREVNIDGLMTRVRSHGFDLVFLVVRDGEVEVQDVLWGQLYKSERALVTALGKTGFSVVRSKVWSDELSRHIFVFELESAILSSFVVKTGPPVRIVEGSRRFLETYTSSDDTVSGPWVKGDRWQVMVKRGNREVGTALKSLLKDGGRGIGISGGIAERVSRGFSILLGGGAESVVTPDFAVILDAFLRGRHGWFE encoded by the coding sequence GTGAGAGGCTCATCCTGGGAGGAGATACGAGATAGAGTGCTAGATGCCGTGGTACCTGGGCAAGCCGAGGTGGAGGCTGTTGAGAAGTTTGCCCGAAAGGTAGTAGAGGATCTTGGGATTAGACTTGCAGAAGTCGGGATCAGTGGGATTACAGAGGTCCACGGGTCTGTCGCCCGGGGGACCTGGATTTCGGGGGATAGGGATTTTGATGTCTTCATCGTCCTTGAGGAAGAATACAGGAGATCGGACCTCCAAACAGTATTGGATGTTGTAAAAGACTTTGTTGGGGAGGGATGGATCGAGGCCTATGCCGAGCACCCCTATCTGATTGCCGAGATTGATGGCTTCACGGTCGACTTCGTACCATGTTTCCATATAAACCCCAAAAATGGGCTTGTCTCAGCCACAGATAGGACCCCACTCCACACGAGGTTTGTTTTAGATCACCTCGCAGAATCAGCAAAGGATGAAGTCCGTCTCCTTAAGCGTTTCATGAAGGGCATAGGTGTTTACGGTGCCGAAGTAAAGGTGGGGGGATTCTCCGGATATCTCTGTGAGCTGCTTATGATCGCCATTGGTTCCTTTGAGAGGGTACTTGAAACGGCTTCTGGGTGGAGACAGGGCGAGGTTGTGGATCCCTTGAAGAATGCAGATCATGGGAATTTCAAGAAACGGTTCAGGGAGCCCCTAATAGTTCAAGACCCAGTTGACCCTAGGAGGAACGTGGCCTCGGCCGTATCAGAGAACCGGTTTTGGGAGTTCTCGGCCGCTGCTAGGGCTTTTCTTGAGGGGCCACGTTGGGAGTTCTTCTATCCTGTTGAGAGGGAAGTGAATATCGACGGGTTAATGACAAGAGTTCGTAGCCACGGGTTCGACCTAGTCTTCCTAGTGGTGAGGGATGGGGAGGTAGAGGTCCAGGACGTGCTCTGGGGTCAGCTATACAAGTCGGAAAGGGCTTTGGTTACCGCCCTCGGGAAGACGGGTTTCAGCGTGGTCCGCTCCAAAGTCTGGAGTGATGAGTTATCGCGCCATATCTTTGTTTTCGAATTGGAGTCTGCAATCTTGTCATCTTTCGTTGTTAAAACTGGACCACCTGTGAGGATAGTGGAAGGGAGCCGTAGGTTCCTAGAGACCTATACTAGCTCAGATGATACGGTATCAGGTCCCTGGGTGAAAGGGGATCGATGGCAGGTCATGGTGAAACGGGGGAATCGAGAGGTCGGAACCGCGCTTAAATCGCTTCTCAAAGACGGCGGTCGGGGCATAGGCATCTCAGGGGGGATAGCTGAAAGAGTGTCCAGGGGTTTCAGCATTCTCCTCGGAGGGGGGGCCGAATCTGTCGTGACACCCGATTTTGCTGTGATCCTTGATGCTTTCCTGAGGGGCCGGCATGGATGGTTTGAGTGA
- a CDS encoding RNA-binding domain-containing protein encodes MKGVVRVKVHSTESVERVKQAVRNVLGEIKLHKSDDGRGSILKGDLEKMEDLLPIRQLIARMRIRDAAFSFLTQSSTDDRLSFGLNKQAAYAGRASFHSADVSVLGPIQFQITGEIENIVGFLCGKF; translated from the coding sequence ATGAAGGGAGTGGTTAGGGTTAAGGTACATTCTACTGAGAGCGTGGAGAGGGTAAAGCAAGCTGTTAGGAATGTTTTAGGGGAGATCAAACTTCATAAATCCGATGATGGACGGGGGTCCATCCTCAAAGGGGATCTCGAGAAGATGGAGGACCTCCTTCCTATTAGACAACTGATTGCCAGGATGCGGATAAGAGACGCCGCTTTTTCGTTTTTGACCCAATCATCCACTGACGATCGCTTATCCTTCGGTTTAAATAAGCAGGCGGCCTACGCAGGTCGCGCCTCCTTCCATAGCGCTGATGTGTCTGTATTGGGTCCAATCCAGTTCCAAATCACTGGAGAAATTGAAAATATAGTTGGTTTTCTGTGCGGAAAATTCTGA
- a CDS encoding CoB--CoM heterodisulfide reductase iron-sulfur subunit B family protein: MMPEYAFFIGCTIQTEQYGFEMSARETLPRLGIDLVDLEGFSCCGYPLRSINEKSWVYLTARNMAIANDKGLNVLTLCNGCHLSMCEVKHLLNEDPELHEEINKILAIEGLKYSGEGSSHHLLDVLRKDAGADDIKGLVKVPLDGFKFAAHYGCHVLRPSVIGRPDDSENPHLIEDLTIALGAKTDLYPERLDCCGANLVVNDPETSFKMTGEKLKAVQAQEFDGMVTVCPFCHKMYDAKQGAVKNILGDDTIELPVIYYTQLLGLAMGIGQEALGINFNLSPVDVLLEKLEVD; the protein is encoded by the coding sequence ATGATGCCTGAATACGCCTTTTTTATCGGTTGTACAATTCAGACGGAGCAATATGGCTTTGAGATGTCCGCGCGGGAGACACTTCCCCGGCTAGGGATAGATCTTGTGGATCTCGAAGGTTTCAGCTGCTGCGGCTACCCTTTAAGGAGCATCAACGAAAAAAGCTGGGTATACCTTACCGCAAGAAACATGGCCATAGCGAACGACAAAGGGCTCAATGTTCTTACCTTGTGTAATGGATGCCACCTCTCTATGTGCGAGGTCAAACATCTCCTTAACGAAGACCCAGAGCTCCATGAAGAGATCAACAAGATTCTGGCTATAGAGGGGTTGAAATATTCGGGGGAGGGTAGTTCTCATCACCTCCTCGACGTTTTGAGGAAAGACGCCGGCGCTGATGATATCAAGGGACTTGTGAAGGTACCGCTAGATGGGTTCAAATTTGCGGCTCATTACGGGTGCCATGTCCTAAGACCGAGTGTCATAGGGAGACCCGATGACTCAGAGAATCCCCATCTCATCGAAGATCTCACCATAGCTCTTGGGGCCAAGACCGATCTATATCCTGAGAGGCTCGACTGCTGCGGGGCAAACCTCGTAGTGAACGACCCCGAGACCTCTTTTAAGATGACGGGGGAGAAGCTGAAGGCCGTTCAGGCCCAAGAATTCGACGGGATGGTGACCGTCTGTCCCTTCTGCCACAAAATGTACGATGCGAAGCAGGGCGCGGTCAAGAATATACTCGGTGATGATACCATTGAGCTCCCGGTAATATATTATACCCAGCTCCTTGGCCTCGCCATGGGAATTGGACAGGAGGCGTTAGGAATCAACTTCAACCTAAGCCCCGTTGATGTTCTTCTTGAGAAGCTGGAAGTCGATTGA